The following proteins come from a genomic window of bacterium:
- the hisS gene encoding histidine--tRNA ligase produces the protein MDKRYRRPKGTRDIMLEEMVRWRWCEDRWREVLERYGYGEIRTPIIESTDLFVRSVGSGTDIVDKEMFTFETKGRESVTLRPEATASVVRAYLENGLTRQPGTLKFYYLGPMFRYDRPQAGRYRQFHQVGVEAIGSPSPVLDAEVIRTAMALFEAVDADEIDLQINTIGCAACRPAYVAGLRDWVCERADGFCETCRVRMEKNPLRLFDCKVVDCRRLLEQYPPINEAVCADCAAHHEKLCSTLDDMSVSYRRDPALVRGLDYYTRTTFEISTYQDKQQSALCGGGRYDDLVEQCGGPATPAVGFSLGIDRVVKHLYTDAVDLQRSRQAPVDVYMVCLGDAAQGYSLTHADRLRGVCRVEVDTSGRGVKAQMKSADSRTAKLVVIAGDEEIAGDCFQLKDLDTGHQQEVANVRLLETVREVLGS, from the coding sequence ATGGACAAGAGATACCGCCGCCCCAAGGGGACGCGGGACATCATGCTCGAGGAGATGGTGCGTTGGCGCTGGTGCGAGGACCGCTGGCGCGAAGTGCTCGAGAGATACGGCTATGGTGAGATCAGGACGCCCATCATCGAGTCGACGGACCTGTTCGTGAGGTCGGTCGGCTCGGGCACCGACATCGTGGACAAGGAGATGTTCACCTTCGAGACCAAGGGTCGGGAAAGCGTCACGCTCCGCCCGGAGGCGACGGCGTCCGTGGTGCGCGCCTATCTCGAGAACGGGCTGACCCGGCAACCGGGCACTCTCAAGTTCTACTACCTGGGCCCCATGTTCAGGTACGATCGCCCCCAGGCGGGACGTTACAGGCAATTCCATCAAGTCGGTGTGGAGGCGATCGGTTCACCGTCACCCGTCCTCGATGCGGAGGTCATCCGCACCGCCATGGCCCTGTTCGAGGCGGTGGACGCCGATGAGATCGATCTCCAGATCAACACCATCGGTTGTGCGGCCTGCCGCCCTGCGTATGTGGCGGGGCTGCGCGACTGGGTATGCGAGCGGGCCGACGGGTTCTGCGAGACCTGCCGGGTCCGCATGGAGAAGAACCCCTTGAGACTGTTCGATTGCAAGGTCGTGGATTGCCGGAGACTGCTCGAACAGTACCCGCCCATCAACGAGGCGGTCTGTGCCGACTGCGCCGCTCACCACGAAAAGCTGTGCAGCACGCTCGACGACATGTCCGTGAGCTATCGCCGGGATCCTGCGCTGGTCCGTGGGCTCGACTACTACACGCGCACGACATTCGAGATCTCCACATACCAGGACAAGCAGCAGAGTGCGTTGTGCGGCGGTGGTCGCTACGACGACCTGGTGGAGCAGTGCGGGGGCCCTGCCACGCCTGCGGTGGGCTTTTCCCTGGGTATCGACAGGGTAGTCAAGCATCTCTACACCGATGCCGTGGACCTGCAACGGAGCCGGCAGGCGCCGGTAGATGTATACATGGTCTGTCTGGGGGATGCGGCCCAGGGATACTCCCTCACCCACGCCGATCGTCTTCGCGGCGTCTGCCGGGTGGAGGTCGACACCTCGGGCCGGGGCGTCAAGGCTCAGATGAAGAGCGCCGACTCGCGCACGGCGAAACTCGTGGTCATCGCCGGCGACGAGGAGATTGCCGGGGATTGTTTCCAACTCAAGGACCTCGACACCGGGCACCAACAGGAGGTGGCCAACGTCAGGCTCCTGGAGACGGTGCGGGAGGTGCTCGGCTCGTGA
- a CDS encoding N-acetylmuramoyl-L-alanine amidase codes for MRPRNDLIRGSRRVCTWLPLLSVAIVSCCCAASSVRAGVEITKIRYWTSPGSTRVVLDLSGGVAYDLRRVGHPDRIALNIPGAIFREHGTIVVGDGMVLRIRRNVLSDKAQVVLDLDGDPVFRHFALLAEGGRPDRIVVDIFRPESRDGPAADRAPLVGTDPAAAGAIVAPASPRYTVVIDPGHGGMDPGAIRKGVREKDVVLAIARELAELLDAREGYRAVLTRTGDYFVSLAERVQIAEKARGDLFLSIHANTHANSATSGLETYFLSLERATDSEAQALADQENAADRVGLSPAERQDDVISILMDLRMSRILTQSNRLAEHLIGSARRSGSVEGRKVKQAGFMVLRSLAMPSVLVEAAYLSNGSDRELLRSRAGQRELAGLLCEGVVNHRGDERPDLGGEPRRWVTPYRVRSGDTLWRLALRHATSVREIRDRNGLDSDNLSVGQSLLLP; via the coding sequence ATGAGGCCCCGGAATGACCTGATCCGTGGCAGCAGGCGTGTTTGTACGTGGCTGCCGTTGCTTTCGGTTGCGATCGTCTCCTGTTGCTGCGCCGCGTCCAGCGTGCGCGCCGGGGTCGAGATCACCAAGATCCGTTACTGGACATCGCCCGGGAGCACGCGCGTCGTGCTCGATCTCTCGGGGGGAGTAGCCTACGACTTGCGGCGGGTGGGGCATCCCGATCGGATCGCCCTCAATATACCCGGGGCGATCTTCCGCGAACATGGAACCATTGTCGTCGGCGACGGCATGGTGCTCAGAATCCGCCGCAACGTCCTGAGCGACAAGGCTCAGGTCGTGCTGGATCTGGACGGGGATCCGGTGTTCAGGCATTTCGCGCTGCTGGCGGAAGGGGGCAGGCCCGACCGGATCGTGGTGGATATCTTCAGGCCGGAGAGCCGCGATGGGCCGGCAGCGGACCGGGCCCCTCTCGTCGGCACCGACCCGGCGGCCGCAGGGGCGATCGTGGCGCCTGCGTCACCCCGGTACACGGTGGTCATAGATCCGGGCCACGGCGGCATGGACCCGGGAGCCATCCGCAAGGGTGTGCGGGAGAAGGATGTAGTCCTGGCGATCGCCCGCGAACTGGCGGAATTGCTGGATGCGCGCGAAGGTTACCGGGCCGTGCTGACACGTACCGGTGATTATTTCGTCAGTCTGGCCGAACGGGTGCAAATCGCGGAGAAGGCACGGGGCGACCTGTTCCTCTCGATCCACGCCAACACCCACGCGAACTCCGCAACGTCGGGCTTGGAGACCTATTTCCTCAGCCTGGAGCGGGCGACCGACAGCGAGGCCCAAGCTCTGGCGGATCAGGAGAACGCCGCCGACCGCGTGGGACTTTCACCGGCGGAGCGTCAGGACGATGTGATCTCGATACTGATGGATCTACGCATGAGCCGGATCCTCACGCAGTCGAATCGCCTGGCCGAGCATCTGATCGGCTCGGCCCGCAGGTCGGGCTCCGTCGAGGGCCGCAAGGTCAAGCAGGCTGGTTTCATGGTCCTGCGCAGCCTGGCCATGCCGTCAGTCCTGGTCGAGGCCGCCTACCTGTCCAACGGGTCGGACCGGGAGCTCCTGCGCAGCCGTGCGGGGCAGAGAGAATTGGCGGGGTTGCTGTGCGAAGGCGTGGTGAACCATCGGGGAGACGAACGTCCCGATCTCGGCGGCGAGCCGCGACGATGGGTGACGCCATACAGGGTGAGAAGCGGCGACACGTTGTGGAGGCTGGCCCTGCGCCACGCCACGTCCGTGCGGGAGATACGCGATCGCAACGGGCTGGATTCGGATAACCTGTCGGTCGGCCAGTCCTTGTTGTTGCCGTGA
- a CDS encoding M23 family metallopeptidase, whose product MLRKKYTFLYVPEDHAATRELNVPRLVAVSGGAATLALLTLAAFYVFGLFHGSSWLPGGSELQRENARLSDELVQLGDKVETLRDHLNRSYRFQEMVSAAIGLDPVDPDVREAGVGGRSLAHVFVADVAAGVRPAVTLEHDLNKLLRQARIQHKGYQTLLDTLTSRQTTIDHLPSIRPVDTGWLSSTYGYRKDPFTGKSRFHRGLDYSVPSGTPVRAVAGGIILSLKHDRGLGKMIRIDHGNRITTTYAHLSDWSIRIGQRVARGEVIGRSGNTGRSTAPHLHYEVAVGGRHVNPLPYVLDNYATR is encoded by the coding sequence ATGCTACGCAAGAAATACACATTCCTGTACGTGCCAGAGGACCACGCCGCGACGCGCGAGTTGAATGTGCCGCGGTTGGTGGCCGTGTCGGGGGGTGCCGCAACCCTCGCCCTGCTCACCTTGGCGGCCTTCTACGTATTCGGCCTGTTCCACGGATCCAGCTGGTTGCCCGGCGGCTCGGAGCTGCAGAGGGAGAACGCGCGTCTCAGCGATGAGCTGGTCCAGTTGGGCGACAAGGTCGAGACGCTCCGGGATCACCTCAACCGCTCGTACCGCTTCCAGGAGATGGTGTCGGCGGCGATCGGCCTGGACCCGGTGGATCCCGACGTGAGGGAAGCCGGTGTCGGCGGTCGCTCGCTGGCGCACGTCTTCGTCGCGGACGTTGCGGCCGGGGTGAGGCCCGCCGTCACTCTCGAGCACGATCTCAACAAGCTGCTGAGGCAGGCGCGGATACAGCACAAGGGGTACCAGACCCTGCTCGATACGCTGACCTCGAGACAGACGACGATCGACCATCTACCCTCGATCCGCCCCGTGGATACCGGTTGGCTCAGTTCCACCTACGGTTATCGCAAGGACCCCTTCACCGGGAAATCGCGTTTCCACCGCGGCCTGGACTATTCGGTCCCCTCGGGCACGCCGGTGCGCGCCGTCGCCGGCGGGATCATCCTTTCCTTGAAGCACGATCGCGGGCTCGGCAAGATGATCCGGATCGATCACGGCAATCGCATCACCACGACCTACGCGCACCTGTCGGACTGGTCCATCCGAATCGGCCAGCGCGTAGCGCGTGGCGAGGTGATCGGGCGCTCCGGCAACACGGGACGGTCGACCGCGCCGCATCTGCACTACGAGGTCGCCGTCGGTGGCCGACATGTCAATCCCCTGCCCTACGTCCTCGACAACTACGCCACCCGCTGA
- a CDS encoding RNA polymerase sigma factor RpoD/SigA: MATRTSILPPTHEKSLEIYFKEINRYKLLSREDETELASRIHQGDQEALKCLVNANLRFVVTVAKRYVHQGLTLADLINEGNIGLLKAADRFDETRGFKFISYAVWWIRQSILQSLLDHSRLVRLPQNQTAQLLKINRARTKLQSEGNENPTDHMIANELNLSPQDVRRSLELNGGEVGLDDQGTDDRPLIETLAADSQPGSDDRLYDRVMREDVRRSLRSLSAREAMIISLYYGLGEEEALTLEAIGKRLGLTRERIRQIKEKALRKMRQTAGRSLLRDYL, encoded by the coding sequence ATGGCTACCAGAACGTCCATCCTGCCTCCCACTCATGAGAAGAGCCTGGAGATCTACTTCAAGGAGATCAACAGGTACAAGTTGCTGTCCCGCGAAGATGAGACAGAGTTGGCTTCTCGCATACACCAAGGGGATCAGGAAGCCCTCAAGTGCCTGGTCAACGCTAACCTGCGCTTCGTGGTCACGGTGGCCAAGCGTTACGTCCATCAGGGGTTGACGCTGGCGGACCTCATCAACGAGGGCAACATCGGTCTGCTGAAGGCCGCCGACCGTTTCGACGAGACGCGTGGCTTCAAGTTCATCAGTTATGCCGTATGGTGGATCAGGCAGTCGATCTTGCAGTCCCTGCTGGATCATTCCAGGCTGGTGCGGCTGCCGCAGAACCAGACCGCCCAGCTGCTCAAGATCAATCGGGCCCGCACCAAGCTGCAGAGCGAGGGCAACGAGAACCCGACCGATCATATGATCGCCAACGAGCTGAACCTGTCGCCGCAGGACGTGAGACGTTCCCTGGAGCTCAACGGTGGGGAAGTGGGGTTGGACGATCAGGGCACGGACGACCGCCCCCTGATCGAGACCCTGGCCGCGGACTCGCAGCCGGGCTCGGACGACAGGCTCTACGATCGTGTCATGCGCGAGGACGTACGCCGAAGCCTGCGATCGCTCTCCGCACGCGAAGCCATGATCATCAGTCTCTATTATGGGCTGGGCGAGGAGGAGGCCCTGACCCTGGAGGCCATCGGCAAGCGCCTGGGGCTGACCCGCGAGCGCATCCGACAGATCAAGGAAAAGGCGCTGCGCAAGATGCGTCAGACGGCCGGACGGTCGTTGTTGCGCGATTACCTGTAG
- a CDS encoding trypsin-like peptidase domain-containing protein — MRSSFTFMACIALSSAMLGALSTSGACAQGLARVDDTPAPASPFTAVVSSARDLVVSIRAERSVTGGGLDLDPMDELYRRYFPDDRGEGAPFNPTGSGTGFVVSRDGHILTNLHVIDRADAVSVRFRGESHTYEAVVVGSDPGSDLAVLKIERSAPLTPLSFGDSDIVRVGDWAIAVGNPFGNLEGSVTVGVVSAKGRSDLVIHGGAPRYQDFLQTDAAINFGNSGGPLLDLGGRVIGVNTAINKSAQGIGFAIPSNYARRVLEQIVAHGRMIRGYLGARTSDHLQDGKRQGALVEAVLPGSPAQTAGLLANDVIIGFAGEDVADDHDLQFLVSDAEIGQATSCLVLRDGRRIELEVVPAEEPEAGSENTAREDTWHGMSVAPLGGGDPRVRRLKDALGVEGERGMMVIAVAPDGPAADAGLQPGDVILEINGRSVAGAEDFQRLREELAGSSETLSLLIESGGMDGYRLLEPDPGAREG; from the coding sequence GTGCGTTCATCATTTACCTTCATGGCGTGCATCGCGTTGTCGAGCGCGATGCTGGGCGCGCTCTCGACGTCAGGCGCCTGCGCCCAGGGGTTGGCACGGGTGGATGATACCCCGGCACCGGCTTCTCCGTTCACCGCCGTGGTTTCCAGCGCACGCGATCTCGTGGTCAGCATCCGCGCCGAACGCTCCGTTACCGGCGGCGGCCTGGATCTCGACCCGATGGACGAACTGTACAGGCGCTACTTCCCCGACGACAGGGGAGAGGGCGCGCCTTTCAATCCCACGGGCAGCGGCACGGGCTTCGTGGTCAGCCGGGACGGACACATCCTCACCAACCTCCACGTGATCGACAGGGCCGACGCGGTGAGCGTCCGCTTCAGGGGGGAGAGCCACACCTACGAAGCGGTGGTCGTCGGCAGCGATCCCGGCAGCGATCTGGCCGTGCTCAAGATCGAGAGAAGCGCTCCCCTGACACCTCTTTCTTTCGGCGACTCGGACATCGTGCGGGTAGGCGACTGGGCCATAGCCGTGGGCAACCCCTTCGGCAATCTGGAAGGCAGCGTCACTGTGGGCGTCGTCAGCGCGAAGGGACGCAGCGACCTCGTCATTCACGGTGGAGCACCCAGGTATCAGGACTTCCTGCAGACGGATGCCGCGATCAACTTCGGCAACAGCGGCGGCCCCCTGCTCGATCTGGGCGGTCGGGTGATCGGCGTCAACACGGCGATCAACAAATCCGCCCAGGGCATCGGATTCGCCATACCGAGCAATTACGCTCGCCGTGTCCTGGAACAGATCGTGGCTCATGGCCGCATGATTCGCGGCTACCTGGGGGCGCGCACCAGCGACCACCTGCAGGACGGAAAACGACAGGGCGCGCTGGTAGAGGCGGTGCTGCCTGGTTCGCCTGCGCAGACCGCCGGGCTGCTCGCGAACGACGTGATCATAGGTTTCGCCGGGGAGGACGTGGCGGACGACCACGATCTGCAGTTCCTCGTCAGCGATGCGGAGATCGGACAGGCCACCTCCTGCCTGGTCCTGCGTGACGGGCGACGGATCGAGCTCGAGGTCGTGCCGGCGGAGGAGCCGGAGGCCGGAAGCGAAAATACGGCCCGGGAAGATACGTGGCACGGGATGTCCGTAGCCCCCCTGGGCGGCGGCGATCCCCGCGTGCGGCGTTTGAAGGACGCCCTCGGCGTCGAAGGAGAACGGGGAATGATGGTCATCGCAGTGGCGCCGGACGGACCGGCGGCCGACGCGGGTCTGCAGCCCGGGGACGTAATCCTGGAGATCAACGGCCGGTCGGTTGCCGGCGCCGAGGATTTTCAGCGACTCCGGGAGGAACTGGCGGGCAGCAGCGAGACCTTATCCCTGCTGATAGAGTCCGGCGGCATGGATGGATACCGCCTGCTCGAACCCGATCCTGGAGCGAGAGAGGGCTAG
- a CDS encoding UDP-2,3-diacylglucosamine diphosphatase: MGKADQHTILFVSDTHFHLEPEPDERERVALFLEFLKMAGRADELVLLGDIFDFWFDYPHFRLKGYEELLAGLDEVHACGTRMHFIGGNHDIWAADYMHRRYGCRPGGKAITLQAQGLRLNLVHGDGLLIRDRLYSTFRWLVRQRIGIAFAKSLHPELLYAFSRWLSHTSRQVSRDEAAIIEKRAAAYLDHDSDDWDLLLIGHLHHPFRLTEGRRTLAVLGSWFDGASYGIMREGRFELLDFASDPHPL; the protein is encoded by the coding sequence ATGGGCAAGGCCGACCAGCACACTATCCTCTTCGTTTCCGACACGCACTTCCATCTCGAGCCCGAGCCGGACGAGAGGGAACGGGTCGCATTGTTCCTGGAATTCCTGAAAATGGCAGGACGTGCGGACGAGCTCGTTCTGCTCGGCGACATCTTCGACTTCTGGTTCGATTACCCGCACTTCCGACTCAAGGGTTACGAGGAGCTGCTGGCCGGGCTCGACGAGGTGCATGCCTGTGGAACCCGGATGCACTTCATCGGCGGCAACCACGACATATGGGCCGCCGACTACATGCATCGCCGCTACGGCTGCCGCCCCGGCGGAAAGGCCATTACTTTGCAGGCCCAAGGCCTGCGCTTGAACCTCGTGCACGGGGACGGTCTGCTGATCAGGGATCGGCTCTACAGCACATTCCGCTGGCTGGTCAGGCAGAGGATCGGCATAGCCTTCGCCAAGTCCCTCCACCCAGAGTTGCTCTACGCTTTTTCGCGCTGGCTCAGCCACACCAGCCGCCAGGTTTCCCGAGATGAGGCGGCGATAATCGAGAAACGAGCGGCGGCCTACCTGGATCACGATAGCGACGACTGGGATCTGCTGCTGATCGGGCACCTGCATCACCCATTCCGGTTGACTGAAGGCAGGCGTACCCTCGCCGTCCTGGGCAGCTGGTTCGATGGAGCCAGTTACGGGATCATGCGTGAGGGCAGGTTCGAACTCCTGGATTTCGCATCGGATCCCCATCCCCTCTGA
- a CDS encoding PorV/PorQ family protein, with amino-acid sequence MSRTSLMHRLTAPALGILVLSFCTLASAGTPGESGFLSLRTAVGAREAAMGGAGVALSRGAAAVYWNPALLVFEENGTDLLLQHQRMWGLFDKETASIAHRTDLGALGFMFSGFYAEEMERYEEVNVGVPLGTFRPYQVALGFSYARKISETFAAGAMIKLLHEEIDMYGDTGLAYDLSIAHKAIIEGLWFGASLNHFGQGLTLNSESYPLPTILRVGMAFDPAHDIFADKVTLAGDIVFPNDGNSKAHVGVEYRMVPALALRFGTKINYTSQGLTAGAGFTRGDITVSYAYQDALNDLGDGHRFALEMGFGSGDF; translated from the coding sequence ATGAGCAGAACCAGCCTGATGCACCGTCTCACCGCCCCCGCCTTGGGCATCCTCGTGCTGTCTTTTTGCACCCTGGCGTCGGCCGGCACGCCGGGAGAGTCCGGATTTCTCTCGCTGCGCACCGCCGTCGGTGCGCGCGAGGCGGCCATGGGCGGAGCAGGCGTGGCCCTTTCCAGGGGCGCAGCCGCGGTATACTGGAATCCGGCCCTGCTCGTCTTCGAGGAGAACGGCACGGACCTGCTGTTGCAACACCAGCGCATGTGGGGCCTCTTCGACAAGGAGACCGCGAGCATCGCCCACCGCACCGATCTCGGGGCCCTGGGTTTCATGTTCTCGGGCTTCTACGCCGAGGAGATGGAGCGATACGAAGAGGTCAACGTGGGCGTCCCGCTGGGGACATTCCGGCCTTACCAGGTCGCTCTCGGCTTCTCCTATGCCCGCAAGATCTCAGAGACCTTCGCCGCAGGCGCCATGATCAAGTTGCTGCACGAAGAGATCGACATGTACGGCGATACGGGGCTGGCGTACGACCTGTCGATCGCTCACAAGGCCATTATCGAAGGTCTGTGGTTCGGCGCCTCTCTCAATCATTTCGGTCAGGGCCTGACCTTGAACAGCGAGTCCTACCCCTTGCCAACCATCCTGCGGGTCGGCATGGCTTTCGATCCTGCACATGACATCTTCGCGGACAAGGTGACCCTGGCCGGAGACATCGTCTTTCCCAACGACGGGAATTCCAAGGCCCATGTGGGCGTGGAGTACAGGATGGTGCCTGCCCTCGCCCTGCGTTTCGGCACCAAGATCAACTACACGTCCCAGGGCCTGACTGCGGGTGCCGGCTTCACGCGCGGCGACATCACAGTCAGCTATGCCTACCAGGACGCCTTGAACGACCTGGGGGACGGCCATCGCTTCGCCCTGGAGATGGGCTTCGGCTCCGGTGACTTCTGA